The following proteins are encoded in a genomic region of Asterias amurensis chromosome 5, ASM3211899v1:
- the LOC139936973 gene encoding dnaJ homolog subfamily A member 1-like, with protein MVKETKFYDLLGVKPNATETELKKAYRKLALKYHPDKNPEDPEKFKLMSQAYESLSDPKKRKIYDEGGEQALKEGGAGGGSHNPMDIFDMFFGTHSRTHERRCKDVIHQLGVSLEEMYNGSVRKLALKKNVVCDKCEGRGGKKGAVETCGTCKGSRIQVHLSPIGPGMVQQIRTACGDCQGQGEKISAKDRCKQCQGKKIIKNSKILEVHIDKGMKDGQKITFSGEGDQEPGLEPGDMIIVLEEKPHKLFKRKGTDLIINKKIDLVEALCGFKHIIKTLDDRELVITSHAGDVIKHDDVKVVRNEGMPIYRSPFEKGRLIIHFEVDFPESGQIPLDALPKLEAVLPERPECIVSDDMEEVNLINYEPKQRGRYENAYEEDGDEFHGRGGGGVQCQTQ; from the exons ATGGTGAAAGAGACCAAATTTTATGACCTGCTCGGTGTCAAACCCAACGCCACGGAGACGGAACTCAAGAAAGCTTACCGCAAGCTGGCGTTGAAGTACCATCCAGACAAGAACCCAGAAGACCCAGAGAag TTCAAGCTTATGTCTCAAGCCTACGAGAGTCTTAGTGACCCGAAGAAAAGGAAAATCTACGATGAGGGCGGAGAGCAGGCATTGAAGGAGGGCGGTGCTGGGGGCGGCAGCCACAACCCCATGGATATATTCGACATGTTCTTTGGCACCCACTCGAGAACGCACGAGCGACGCTGCAAAGATGTCATTCACCAGCTGGGGGTGTCACTGGAAGAGATGTACAACGGCTCAGTGCGTAAGCTGGCACTCAAGAAGAATGTAGTGTGCGATAAATGCGAAG GACGCGGAGGCAAGAAGGGTGCAGTCGAGACTTGCGGTACATGTAAGGGGTCCCGTATACAGGTACATCTCAGCCCCATCGGTCCGGGAATGGTGCAACAGATCCGAACAGCTTGTGGAGATTGCCAGGGACAAGGAGAGAAGATCAGCGCGAAGGATCGCTGTAAGCAGTGCCAAGGAAAGAAAATCATCAAAAATAGCAAGATTCTGGAGGTGCATATAGACAAAG GGATGAAAGATGGGCAGAAAATCACATTCAGCGGTGAAGGAGATCAAGAACCAGGGCTGGAACCAGGTGACATGATCATAGTTCTTGAAGAGAAACCACACAAG TTGTTCAAGAGGAAAGGAACAGACTTGATTATCAACAAGAAGATAGATCTGGTTGAAGCACTCTGTGGCTTCAAGCATATCATCAAGACGTTAGATGATAGAGAGTTAGTCATTACCTCACATGCAG GTGATGTAATTAAACACGACGATGTGAAAGTTGTGCGGAACGAAGGGATGCCCATCTACAGGTCACCCTTCGAGAAGGGTCGTCTCATCATCCACTTTGAGGTTGACTTCCCAGAGTCGGGTCAGATCCCTCTGGATGCTCTACCCAAGCTGGAAGCAGTCCTCCCAGAACGTCCCGAATGCATCGTCAGTGACGACATGGAAGAGGTGAATCTAATCAATTACGAACCAAAGCAGCGAGGGCGCTATGAGAACGCGTACGAAGAAGACGGAGATGAGTTTCATGGAAGAGGTGGAGGGGGAGTTCAATGTCAAACCCAgtga